From a single Endozoicomonas euniceicola genomic region:
- a CDS encoding winged helix-turn-helix domain-containing protein, translating to MENTETGRILIVEDDERLATLTRDYLQNNGLQVTVEGDGGKAVERILQERPDLVVLDLMLPGEDGISICRRVRGQYHGQILMLTARAEDLDEVLGLEMGADDYVAKPVRPRVLLARIRALLRRAVAPVEEEQEQAVSRLTFGPLVVDNAMREAWLNQASIELTSAEFDLLWLLCSNAGRVLSREEIFAQLRGIEYDGQDRSIDVRVSRIRPKIGDDPMHPRLIKTVRSKGYLFVKSD from the coding sequence GTGGAAAATACAGAGACAGGTCGAATACTGATCGTTGAGGACGATGAGCGGCTGGCGACCCTGACCAGGGATTATCTTCAGAACAATGGCCTGCAGGTCACTGTGGAAGGCGATGGTGGCAAGGCGGTCGAACGTATTCTACAGGAACGCCCGGACCTGGTGGTGCTGGACCTGATGCTGCCCGGAGAGGATGGTATTTCCATCTGTCGCCGGGTTCGGGGACAGTATCACGGCCAGATTCTGATGCTGACGGCACGGGCTGAAGACCTTGACGAAGTTCTGGGGCTGGAAATGGGGGCTGACGACTATGTGGCCAAGCCGGTTCGTCCCAGGGTTTTGCTGGCTCGCATCCGGGCTTTGCTGCGCCGGGCGGTTGCACCGGTGGAAGAAGAACAGGAACAGGCCGTCAGTCGTCTGACATTTGGCCCGCTGGTTGTCGATAACGCTATGCGCGAAGCCTGGCTGAATCAGGCCAGTATTGAGCTGACCAGTGCCGAGTTCGACCTTTTGTGGCTACTCTGCTCCAATGCAGGGCGGGTTCTGAGCCGGGAAGAGATTTTTGCCCAGCTGCGTGGTATCGAATACGACGGTCAGGACCGGTCCATTGATGTTCGGGTATCCAGAATTCGTCCCAAAATTGGCGATGACCCGATGCATCCCCGCCTTATCAAAACAGTGCGCAGCAAAGGCTATCTGTTTGTAAAAAGTGATTGA
- a CDS encoding pyridoxal phosphate-dependent aminotransferase — MIKVDQLNRNVRGLKPSATLQINEDSNRLIQQGRDIIKLGLGQSPFPVPEVVVSALRLHAHEKDYLPVKGLYSLRETVARYYQRRDGIPRQAEDVLVGPGSKELIFNLQMACEGDLLIPAPSWVSYAPQAQLLGRKVFHLPTKPENHWRLQADELDAFCRQEPERTRILILNYPSNPTGCSYDADSLKALAEVARQYGIIVVADEIYAETTFAGNHQSMSVYYPEGTVISSGLSKWCGAGGWRLGVMLLPDTLRPLQDAMAIIASETFTSISAPTQYAACTAFSESAALDAYLVATRAVLKRISSYMVKRLRAVGLEMEEPVGGFYLLTSFAALRSKLEQKGIFSSKQLCEKLLEETGVALLPGSDFGLDDSQLYTRMAFVDFDGDRALNAINDSSLSEEAFVEANCPKLVQGCHRIENWLSD, encoded by the coding sequence ATGATTAAAGTCGATCAGCTCAACAGGAATGTGCGAGGGTTGAAGCCATCAGCCACACTGCAAATCAACGAAGACAGTAATCGCCTGATTCAACAGGGACGGGATATCATTAAACTGGGGCTTGGGCAATCCCCGTTCCCGGTTCCGGAAGTGGTCGTCAGTGCGTTAAGGTTGCACGCCCATGAAAAAGATTATCTGCCTGTAAAAGGTCTTTATTCATTACGTGAAACGGTTGCCCGTTATTACCAGCGCCGGGATGGAATTCCAAGGCAGGCGGAAGATGTTCTGGTGGGACCTGGTTCCAAGGAATTAATTTTCAATTTGCAGATGGCTTGTGAAGGTGATCTCTTGATTCCTGCCCCTTCATGGGTTTCCTATGCCCCTCAGGCTCAGTTGTTAGGTCGCAAGGTTTTTCACTTGCCCACCAAACCGGAAAACCACTGGCGGCTTCAGGCGGATGAGCTGGATGCTTTCTGTCGGCAGGAACCTGAACGAACCCGCATTTTGATTCTGAATTACCCCAGTAACCCAACCGGTTGCAGTTATGATGCTGACAGTCTGAAGGCGTTAGCGGAGGTCGCTCGACAATACGGCATTATTGTGGTGGCCGATGAGATTTATGCGGAAACCACCTTTGCTGGCAATCATCAGTCAATGTCTGTGTATTATCCCGAAGGAACAGTCATCAGCAGTGGCCTCAGTAAATGGTGTGGTGCCGGAGGCTGGCGGCTGGGAGTGATGCTGCTGCCTGATACGTTGAGACCTTTGCAGGATGCCATGGCCATTATTGCCAGCGAAACCTTTACGTCTATCAGCGCACCGACCCAGTACGCAGCCTGTACGGCTTTTTCTGAGTCAGCCGCGCTGGATGCCTACCTGGTGGCAACCCGTGCAGTGTTAAAACGAATTTCGTCGTATATGGTCAAAAGGTTGCGGGCTGTCGGGCTGGAAATGGAGGAGCCGGTTGGTGGTTTTTATCTGCTGACCAGCTTTGCAGCCCTGCGATCAAAACTGGAACAGAAGGGGATTTTTTCATCGAAACAGCTCTGTGAGAAACTGCTTGAGGAGACCGGTGTCGCCTTATTGCCGGGTTCGGATTTTGGTTTAGACGACAGTCAGTTATACACTCGCATGGCATTTGTTGATTTTGATGGTGACAGGGCGCTGAATGCAATAAACGACAGTAGTCTTTCTGAAGAGGCGTTTGTTGAGGCGAATTGCCCAAAACTCGTGCAAGGCTGTCATCGAATCGAAAACTGGTTGAGCGATTAA
- a CDS encoding ATP-binding protein, producing the protein MSSIFLRIYGGLLFTLVLVAVLSGISVTLINDHRLGEYREDMVRGTFRLVSESLQELPEQERQAWLDEWAYRVAIPFSVVTVDQSGLSKKALQHMDRSGVSVQMLDNSRALVSTRLDQNRLLQGSVLNISEQIINGTLSLLREKLLRYAPAEREQRLQALAVGSFSYPVHLLKEAQARLLPVQQEELRQGSMLMLLDDEGQSISMYTSLPDTGQLLRLGPLRLLNPYPFKLMISIGLFVLTSISLAIYILVRGMEKRLRRLERAATRFSRGDFDVRVSIGGTDSIGRLASAFNAMAGYIQRLLSLKKEMIRGVSHELRTPVARLRFGLDLIADAETSEEREKQLEGMDKDIEELDNLVDEFLTYANLEQAAPEIRYKRHDVDKVVAQVVSEYGRLQGRVDIEHIPCNVLDPRRFADVDRRYIHRAIQNLIGNACRYADSKVQVSFSSTQETCRVDVDDDGPGIAEEEWDRVFSAFSRLDDSRTRNTGGYGLGLSIVRRIMYWHNGRAMVSHSPMGGARFSLVWPRKQRR; encoded by the coding sequence GTGAGTAGTATTTTTCTCCGAATATATGGCGGGCTTCTTTTCACGCTGGTGCTGGTGGCTGTGCTGTCTGGCATCTCAGTGACGCTGATCAATGACCATCGTCTGGGTGAGTACCGGGAAGATATGGTTCGGGGCACGTTCCGGCTGGTGTCAGAGAGTCTGCAGGAATTGCCCGAGCAGGAACGTCAGGCGTGGCTGGATGAGTGGGCTTACCGCGTTGCTATTCCTTTCTCAGTCGTAACGGTTGATCAGTCCGGACTCAGTAAAAAAGCGTTGCAGCATATGGATCGTTCCGGTGTGTCTGTTCAGATGCTGGATAACAGTCGGGCGCTGGTATCTACCCGTCTTGATCAGAACCGGTTGCTGCAAGGCAGTGTGTTGAATATATCGGAGCAGATTATCAATGGCACACTGAGTTTGCTCCGGGAAAAGCTTCTTCGCTACGCACCCGCAGAACGGGAGCAGCGTTTGCAGGCGTTAGCCGTCGGCTCTTTCAGCTATCCGGTGCATCTGCTCAAGGAAGCCCAGGCCCGGTTGCTGCCGGTTCAGCAGGAGGAGTTGCGTCAGGGCAGTATGCTGATGCTGCTGGACGATGAGGGGCAGAGTATTTCCATGTATACCAGCCTGCCGGATACGGGCCAGTTGTTGCGGCTGGGGCCACTGAGGTTGCTGAACCCTTATCCCTTTAAGCTGATGATTTCCATCGGTCTGTTTGTGCTGACCTCCATCAGTCTGGCGATTTATATCCTGGTTCGTGGGATGGAGAAACGCCTGCGTCGGCTGGAGCGCGCTGCCACCCGTTTCAGCCGGGGTGATTTTGATGTACGGGTCTCTATTGGCGGAACCGATTCCATTGGCCGCCTTGCTTCTGCCTTCAATGCCATGGCGGGCTACATTCAGCGTTTACTGAGCCTGAAGAAGGAGATGATTCGCGGTGTTTCCCATGAACTGCGAACGCCGGTGGCGCGCCTGCGTTTTGGTCTGGATCTGATTGCTGACGCAGAAACCAGTGAGGAGCGCGAGAAGCAGCTGGAAGGTATGGATAAGGATATCGAAGAACTGGATAACCTGGTTGATGAATTTCTGACCTATGCCAATCTGGAGCAGGCTGCTCCGGAGATTCGTTATAAACGACACGATGTTGATAAAGTGGTAGCGCAGGTCGTCAGTGAATACGGGCGTCTGCAGGGCCGTGTGGACATTGAACATATTCCCTGCAATGTGCTGGATCCAAGACGTTTCGCAGACGTTGACCGACGCTATATCCATCGTGCTATTCAGAACCTGATTGGCAATGCCTGCCGCTACGCCGACAGCAAAGTGCAGGTAAGCTTTTCATCCACTCAGGAGACCTGCCGCGTCGATGTTGACGATGATGGGCCGGGCATTGCCGAGGAAGAGTGGGACCGGGTTTTCTCTGCTTTCAGTCGTCTTGACGACAGTCGTACCCGCAACACTGGCGGTTATGGTCTGGGGCTTTCCATTGTCCGCCGGATTATGTACTGGCATAACGGTCGGGCGATGGTCAGTCACAGCCCGATGGGTGGTGCCCGGTTCAGTCTGGTATGGCCCCGAAAGCAGCGGCGTTAG
- a CDS encoding bile acid:sodium symporter family protein has protein sequence MPLLLAIIMLAMGLTLTIADLREALTDVRPLVMGVCLQFILMPLLAYIISMNFSLPRELLVGMILVGTAPGGTASNVLAYLAGGRIALSIGMTTLSTLLAVAMMPLLSSLYLSTVVEVDKVGMLLSILKIIILPVVVGVLLNYFCPRQVSRIKPCLPSVAVAAISCVIALVVALNVDTLATVSVAVVLAVLLHNILGLVSGYFFARLCGMDRPTARTVAIEVGTQNTGLAVALAFKHFTVLAALPGAVFSVTQNLLGAWLASYWSGKPPAETEKN, from the coding sequence ATGCCTCTCCTCTTAGCCATTATCATGCTTGCCATGGGGCTGACCTTGACGATAGCTGACCTGCGCGAGGCGTTAACTGATGTACGTCCGCTGGTTATGGGTGTTTGTCTGCAATTTATCCTGATGCCTCTTCTGGCCTACATCATCAGCATGAACTTCTCACTTCCCCGGGAACTGCTGGTGGGAATGATACTGGTAGGTACTGCACCCGGCGGGACAGCCTCCAATGTGCTTGCCTATCTGGCAGGAGGGCGGATTGCACTGTCGATCGGCATGACAACGCTGTCAACATTACTGGCTGTTGCCATGATGCCATTACTGAGTTCTTTGTACTTAAGTACCGTAGTTGAGGTTGATAAGGTCGGTATGCTGCTCAGCATTCTGAAAATCATTATTCTTCCAGTGGTCGTAGGAGTGCTTCTTAATTATTTCTGTCCACGGCAGGTCAGTCGTATTAAACCCTGCCTGCCCTCTGTTGCCGTTGCCGCCATCAGTTGCGTCATTGCCCTGGTGGTTGCGCTGAATGTAGACACGCTGGCCACGGTTTCTGTCGCGGTGGTTCTGGCGGTTCTTCTGCATAACATCCTGGGGCTGGTGTCAGGGTACTTTTTTGCCAGGCTGTGTGGAATGGATAGGCCCACCGCCCGTACTGTTGCTATAGAAGTTGGTACACAAAACACAGGGCTGGCAGTCGCCCTGGCTTTCAAGCACTTCACGGTTCTGGCGGCCCTGCCCGGAGCCGTATTCAGCGTAACCCAGAATTTACTGGGTGCCTGGCTGGCCAGTTACTGGTCCGGAAAACCACCGGCAGAAACAGAAAAAAACTGA
- the nrdA gene encoding class 1a ribonucleoside-diphosphate reductase subunit alpha: MNKNILVTKRNGDKEQLDLDKIHKVIAWAAEGLNNVSVSEVELKSHIQFYDAIQTTDIHETLIKSAADLISEQAPDYQYLAARLAIFHLRKKAYGQFEPPALCSHVQKLCEAKKYDIHLLTDYSEAEFSQMDSFIDHQRDMNFSYAAVKQLEGKYLVQNRVTGTYYESPQMLYMLIGACLFSSYPKATRIDYIRRFYDAVSTFKLSLPTPIMAGVRTPTRQFSSCVLIECGDSLDSINATSSAIVKYVSQRAGIGINAGGIRAIGSPIRNGEAFHTGCIPFYKHFQTAVKSCSQGGVRGGAATLFYPLWHYEVENLLVLKNNRGVEENRVRHLDYGVQFNRLMYQRLIQGGNITLFSPSDVPGLYDAFFQDQEQFEVLYEQYEKDDRIRKKTLKAVELFSLFASERASTGRIYLQNVDHCNTHSPFDPAVAPVRQSNLCLEIALPTKPLQHVMDEEGEIALCTLAAFNLGKVDQLDELEALADLLVRALDSLLDYQDYPLPAAYNATMGRRPLGVGVINFANYLAKNNVRYSDGSANGLTHKTFEAIQYYLLKASNRLAREQGTCTKFHETTYAKGILPVDTYKQDLNAVCPEPLHLDWETLRSEIREYGLRNSTLTALMPSETSSQISNATNGIEPPRGYVSVKASKDGILKQVVPDYEELRGRYELLWDIESNDGYLQLVAIMQKFVDQTISANTNYDPARFEGGKVPVKLLLKDLLTAYKLGVKTLYYHNTRDGAADSHEEADDGCAGGACKI, from the coding sequence ATGAACAAAAATATCCTGGTCACCAAGCGAAACGGCGACAAGGAGCAGCTGGATCTGGACAAGATTCACAAGGTGATCGCCTGGGCTGCTGAAGGATTAAACAATGTTTCTGTCTCAGAAGTAGAGCTGAAGTCACATATACAGTTCTACGACGCCATCCAGACCACGGATATCCATGAAACCCTGATTAAATCGGCTGCTGACCTGATCTCAGAGCAAGCACCTGATTATCAGTACCTGGCAGCCAGGCTGGCGATTTTTCATCTCCGTAAAAAAGCCTACGGTCAGTTTGAGCCTCCGGCACTGTGCAGCCATGTCCAGAAGCTTTGCGAAGCCAAAAAATACGACATTCACCTCTTAACAGACTACAGTGAAGCTGAATTCAGCCAGATGGACAGCTTCATAGATCATCAGCGCGACATGAACTTCAGTTATGCAGCGGTTAAACAGCTGGAAGGCAAATACCTGGTTCAGAACCGTGTCACCGGCACCTACTACGAAAGCCCGCAAATGCTCTATATGCTGATCGGAGCCTGCCTGTTTTCCAGCTATCCAAAAGCAACCCGAATTGACTACATTCGTCGTTTTTATGATGCGGTGTCTACTTTCAAGCTGTCTCTGCCGACGCCGATCATGGCGGGGGTCAGAACCCCCACACGGCAGTTCAGTTCCTGTGTCCTGATTGAGTGCGGCGACTCTCTGGATTCCATCAACGCCACCTCCAGCGCCATTGTAAAATACGTCAGCCAGCGGGCAGGCATTGGCATTAACGCCGGAGGAATTCGTGCCATTGGCAGCCCGATCCGTAACGGCGAAGCCTTTCACACCGGCTGCATCCCTTTCTACAAGCACTTTCAGACTGCTGTAAAATCCTGCTCCCAGGGCGGCGTCAGGGGCGGAGCTGCCACTCTGTTTTACCCGCTCTGGCACTACGAAGTGGAAAACCTGCTGGTACTGAAAAACAACCGCGGGGTCGAAGAAAACCGTGTACGGCACCTGGACTACGGCGTTCAGTTTAACCGCCTGATGTACCAGCGCCTGATTCAGGGGGGCAATATCACCCTGTTCTCCCCCAGCGATGTACCCGGTCTTTACGACGCCTTTTTCCAGGACCAGGAACAGTTTGAAGTCCTGTATGAACAGTATGAAAAAGACGACCGTATTCGCAAAAAGACCCTGAAAGCCGTTGAGCTGTTCTCCCTGTTTGCCTCAGAGCGTGCCAGTACCGGTCGCATCTATCTGCAGAACGTTGACCACTGCAACACTCACAGCCCCTTTGATCCTGCCGTAGCCCCTGTACGCCAGAGCAACCTCTGCCTGGAAATTGCCCTGCCCACCAAACCCTTGCAACATGTTATGGATGAAGAAGGTGAAATTGCCCTGTGCACCCTGGCCGCCTTCAACCTTGGCAAGGTGGATCAGCTGGACGAACTGGAAGCGCTGGCCGACCTGCTGGTGCGGGCACTGGACAGCCTGCTGGACTACCAGGACTACCCGCTACCTGCCGCTTATAACGCCACCATGGGGCGTCGTCCATTGGGGGTGGGAGTGATCAACTTTGCCAACTATCTGGCAAAAAACAATGTGCGCTACTCCGACGGTTCTGCCAATGGCCTGACCCATAAAACCTTTGAAGCGATCCAGTATTATCTGTTGAAAGCCTCCAACCGGTTAGCCAGGGAACAGGGAACCTGCACCAAATTCCATGAAACCACTTACGCCAAAGGCATCCTGCCTGTCGATACCTACAAGCAGGATCTGAACGCAGTCTGTCCGGAACCTCTGCACCTGGACTGGGAAACCCTGCGCAGCGAGATTCGTGAATACGGGCTGCGCAATTCCACCCTGACCGCCCTGATGCCCTCTGAAACATCATCCCAGATCAGTAATGCCACCAATGGTATAGAGCCCCCACGAGGCTATGTCAGCGTAAAAGCCAGCAAAGACGGGATTCTCAAGCAGGTCGTTCCGGACTATGAAGAACTCCGTGGACGTTACGAACTGCTCTGGGACATCGAAAGCAATGACGGTTATCTGCAACTGGTGGCTATTATGCAGAAGTTTGTGGATCAGACTATTTCAGCCAACACCAACTATGACCCGGCTCGTTTCGAAGGTGGCAAGGTGCCCGTCAAACTGTTGTTGAAAGACCTGTTAACCGCCTACAAACTGGGTGTAAAAACGCTTTACTACCACAACACCCGTGATGGCGCAGCGGACTCCCACGAAGAGGCCGACGACGGTTGTGCCGGTGGAGCCTGCAAGATTTAA
- the nrdB gene encoding class Ia ribonucleoside-diphosphate reductase subunit beta: MSYTTFNQELFNATEEPMFFGRNVNVSRYDVQKHPVFEKLIEKQLSFFWRPEEVDLSTDRSDFAALPEHEKHIFLSNLKYQTLLDSIQGRSPNVALLPIVSLPELETWLETWAFSETIHSRSYTHIIRNILPEPSAVFDDIVTNSAIVQRASDITRYYDDLIEGINQYNVLGEGEHQVNGKTVHVSITDLKRRLYLTVVSINVLEAIRFYVSFACSFAFAERSTMEGNAKIIKLIARDEALHLTGTQHMLQIMAEGKDDPEMAHIATSLHSEAREIFIEAAKQEKEWAEYLFQDGSMIGLNKDILSQYVEYITNQRMAAIGMEPAFAPIQNPLPWMNSWLNSDNVQVAPQEVEVSSYLVGQIDSEVGSEDFSNFSL, translated from the coding sequence ATGAGCTACACCACTTTCAACCAGGAACTGTTCAATGCCACCGAAGAACCCATGTTTTTTGGTCGCAATGTTAACGTTTCCCGCTACGACGTACAAAAACACCCTGTCTTCGAAAAGCTGATTGAAAAACAGTTATCGTTTTTCTGGCGACCTGAAGAGGTGGACCTGTCAACAGACCGCAGCGATTTCGCAGCTCTGCCAGAACATGAAAAGCATATTTTTCTGAGCAACCTGAAGTATCAAACCCTGCTGGACTCGATTCAGGGACGCTCCCCCAATGTCGCCCTGTTGCCGATTGTCTCCCTGCCAGAACTGGAAACCTGGCTTGAGACCTGGGCTTTCAGCGAAACCATCCACTCGCGTTCGTACACCCACATTATCCGCAATATCCTGCCGGAGCCTTCAGCCGTATTCGATGATATTGTCACCAACAGCGCTATTGTTCAGCGGGCTTCCGACATCACCCGTTATTACGACGACCTGATTGAAGGCATCAACCAGTACAACGTGCTGGGAGAAGGTGAGCACCAGGTGAATGGCAAAACAGTCCACGTGTCGATCACCGACCTGAAACGTCGACTTTACCTGACGGTGGTGTCCATCAACGTGCTGGAAGCCATTCGCTTCTATGTCAGCTTCGCTTGCAGCTTTGCCTTTGCCGAACGTTCCACCATGGAGGGCAACGCCAAGATCATTAAACTGATCGCCCGTGATGAAGCCCTGCACCTGACGGGGACCCAGCACATGCTGCAGATTATGGCGGAAGGTAAGGATGATCCGGAAATGGCTCATATCGCCACGTCACTGCATAGCGAAGCCAGAGAGATATTTATTGAAGCCGCAAAGCAGGAAAAAGAGTGGGCTGAATATCTGTTCCAGGACGGTTCAATGATTGGCCTGAACAAGGATATTCTCAGCCAGTACGTGGAATACATTACCAACCAGCGCATGGCCGCCATCGGCATGGAACCGGCCTTTGCACCGATCCAGAACCCTCTGCCATGGATGAACAGCTGGCTGAACAGCGACAATGTGCAGGTAGCGCCGCAGGAAGTTGAAGTCAGCTCTTACCTGGTGGGGCAGATAGACAGCGAAGTGGGGTCGGAAGATTTCAGTAACTTTTCACTGTAG
- the yfaE gene encoding class I ribonucleotide reductase maintenance protein YfaE, whose amino-acid sequence MANIIKIMEGFSFIPRSELNLLEALESQKVNVDYQCREGFCGSCQVQLLEGEVEYTSEPIAFIPEGRILPCCCNAKSDLTIEIPGGCHLKKTE is encoded by the coding sequence TTGGCCAATATCATCAAGATTATGGAAGGGTTCAGCTTTATTCCCAGAAGTGAGCTGAACCTGCTGGAAGCCCTGGAGTCTCAGAAGGTTAATGTCGATTACCAGTGTCGTGAAGGCTTTTGTGGCAGCTGTCAGGTACAGCTGCTCGAAGGCGAGGTGGAATACACCAGCGAACCCATCGCCTTTATACCAGAGGGTAGAATTCTGCCCTGTTGCTGCAACGCCAAAAGCGACCTGACCATCGAGATTCCCGGAGGGTGTCATTTAAAGAAAACTGAATAA
- the metE gene encoding 5-methyltetrahydropteroyltriglutamate--homocysteine S-methyltransferase has product MATSHCVGFPRIGKFRELKKATEAYWRGDLDQSALMAEGKRLRSMHWRMQQDAGIDWVATGDFAWYDQMLNHSMMLGAIPHRFEGNIEGQADNLLDTQFRMARGRAPSGQAAAACEMTKWFDTNYHYIVPELHQGQTFRLTSRAVIEQTIEAQEQGFNAKPVLIGPLTWLWLGKVKGEPFDRLELLDELVTVYGQVLAELAETGAQWVQIDEPILALDLPQPWLQAFESVYNKLQTPAIKIMLATYFGGLQDATTTVANLPVEGLHIDLVRAPEQLLSELDRLPAYKTLSVGVIDGRNIWRSDLSAILEQLKPAREKLGERLWVSSSCSLLHVPVDLDSEERLDEETKSWLAFAVQKCEEIAALGKALSGDNSDKTRALVALSDTVACSRRASRRIHREEVQQKTDAITPELMQRHSPFAQRYSLQREKLKLPLFPTTTIGSFPQTKEIRRQRSLYRKQQLDRQEYLESMQQEIQATIKRQEALGLDVLVHGEAERNDMVEYFGEQLDGFAFTEYGWVQSYGSRCVKPPIIYGDISRPAPMTVDWSVFAQQQTSKVMKGMLTGPVTILRWSFPRDDVSQKTSCEQLALALREEVTDLEQAGIGVIQIDEPAIREGLPLRKADWPEYLDWAVNCFRLTAGGVQDDTQIHTHMCYSEFNDIIEYIAAMDADVITIETSRSDMQLLDAFEEFEYPNEIGPGVYDIHSPNVPEREWMKQLIKKAAEKIPPERLWVNPDCGLKTRDWPEVEEALTNMVQVARELRAEY; this is encoded by the coding sequence ATGGCGACTTCACATTGTGTTGGTTTTCCCAGAATTGGCAAATTTCGTGAGCTGAAAAAAGCAACAGAAGCATACTGGAGAGGTGATCTCGATCAGTCTGCCCTGATGGCTGAAGGCAAGCGTTTACGGTCAATGCACTGGCGAATGCAACAGGATGCCGGTATTGACTGGGTCGCTACGGGGGATTTTGCCTGGTACGACCAGATGTTGAACCATTCCATGATGCTGGGAGCGATTCCGCACAGGTTTGAAGGCAACATTGAAGGTCAGGCTGATAATCTTCTGGATACCCAGTTTCGGATGGCAAGAGGGCGTGCGCCCAGTGGTCAGGCAGCAGCGGCCTGTGAGATGACCAAGTGGTTTGATACCAACTATCACTATATTGTGCCTGAACTGCACCAGGGACAGACGTTCCGGTTGACCAGCCGGGCGGTGATAGAACAAACCATAGAAGCTCAGGAGCAGGGGTTTAATGCCAAGCCCGTGCTGATAGGACCATTAACCTGGTTATGGCTTGGCAAGGTTAAAGGAGAGCCCTTCGACCGGCTGGAGCTGCTTGATGAACTGGTGACGGTTTATGGGCAGGTGCTGGCGGAGCTGGCAGAAACCGGTGCTCAATGGGTGCAGATTGATGAGCCCATTCTGGCTCTGGATTTACCGCAACCGTGGTTGCAGGCATTTGAGAGTGTTTATAACAAGCTGCAAACACCTGCTATCAAGATCATGCTGGCGACCTACTTTGGTGGCTTGCAGGATGCAACGACTACTGTTGCTAATTTGCCGGTTGAAGGTTTGCATATCGATCTGGTTCGCGCACCTGAACAGTTACTCTCTGAGCTGGACCGGTTACCTGCTTATAAAACCCTGTCTGTCGGCGTGATTGATGGCAGAAACATCTGGCGTTCTGACCTTTCAGCGATTCTGGAACAGCTAAAACCAGCCCGTGAGAAGTTGGGTGAACGACTGTGGGTTTCTTCCAGCTGCTCATTGCTGCATGTTCCGGTTGATCTCGACTCGGAAGAACGGCTGGATGAAGAAACGAAATCCTGGCTTGCTTTTGCGGTACAGAAGTGTGAAGAAATTGCAGCACTGGGCAAGGCGCTGTCAGGTGATAACAGCGACAAAACCAGGGCGCTGGTAGCCTTGTCAGATACCGTCGCCTGTAGTCGCAGAGCGTCCCGAAGAATACACCGGGAAGAGGTTCAGCAAAAAACAGATGCCATTACTCCCGAACTGATGCAGCGACACTCTCCCTTTGCTCAAAGATATAGCCTGCAACGGGAAAAGCTGAAGTTGCCGCTGTTCCCTACCACCACGATCGGGTCTTTTCCCCAAACGAAAGAGATACGTCGGCAGCGTAGTCTTTATCGAAAACAGCAGCTGGACAGGCAGGAATATCTTGAGTCCATGCAGCAGGAAATACAGGCCACAATAAAACGACAGGAGGCGTTAGGCCTGGACGTTCTGGTTCATGGTGAAGCAGAGCGCAATGATATGGTCGAGTATTTTGGTGAGCAGCTGGATGGTTTTGCCTTTACTGAGTACGGCTGGGTGCAGAGTTACGGTAGCCGGTGCGTAAAGCCGCCCATTATTTATGGTGATATCAGCCGGCCTGCGCCAATGACCGTTGACTGGAGCGTATTTGCCCAGCAGCAGACCAGTAAGGTGATGAAAGGTATGCTCACGGGGCCGGTGACGATTCTTCGCTGGTCTTTCCCACGGGATGACGTTTCTCAAAAAACTTCCTGTGAGCAGCTGGCCCTGGCGCTGCGCGAAGAAGTGACGGACCTGGAGCAGGCAGGGATTGGCGTCATTCAGATTGACGAACCGGCGATCAGGGAAGGTCTGCCTCTGAGAAAGGCAGACTGGCCAGAGTACCTGGACTGGGCGGTGAACTGTTTCCGGCTGACAGCCGGTGGTGTGCAGGATGATACCCAGATTCATACCCACATGTGTTACAGCGAGTTCAATGACATCATTGAATACATCGCTGCCATGGATGCGGATGTGATCACCATTGAAACTTCCCGGTCCGACATGCAACTACTGGATGCTTTTGAGGAGTTTGAATATCCCAATGAAATTGGCCCGGGGGTTTATGATATTCATTCACCCAATGTGCCGGAGCGGGAATGGATGAAACAGTTGATTAAGAAAGCGGCTGAAAAGATTCCGCCTGAACGGTTGTGGGTGAACCCGGATTGTGGTCTGAAAACCCGTGACTGGCCGGAAGTGGAAGAAGCTCTGACCAATATGGTGCAGGTTGCCAGAGAGTTAAGAGCTGAATATTAA